In Flavobacterium luteolum, the DNA window CTGAAGATTTAAAAAATTGGCTTGCAAGTAATAATGTTAAAAGTGATTTTTTATCTAAAAAAGATGAAATATTAATACTTCACGGATGCAGAAGTGCTTACGGAGAGAATTCAATAGCAGAAACACTTTCTAAGGAAAATAAAAATACAGGTTTAATTACCGTGGGGGCTACTGGAAATGTACTATATGATGAAAAAGGAGAATATATGGGTACAGCATCTAATGGTACTAAAAATAAAGGCTCTTGGAATGTCTATAAAAATGGTAAAGTAATTAAATCATTTCCATGGAACTGGAAGCCAAATAGTAAAGACGTAAAAAATATAATCGATAGTAAATAAATTAATATTCAAATGAAAATTTCTTCTATTCTAATAAGTTTAATCTTTCTTAGTTGTGTTAAAGATAAAAAACAAAACTCTTTTTATGACAAAGTAGAATATTATCATAGTGATCATTATAATATTCCTGGTCCACCAGATGGAACTAAAAAATTTGATATTTATTATTCTGATTTTGTGGAAAAAAAAGCTAAAACTACTTATGAAAACCTATCGCATTTTGGATTTGTAAAAATTGAAATTAGCAATAACTTCTCAGAAAAGATAGATGATTTTTTTACAAATCAAAATCCGGGAAAATATTATCCAGATTATAAATGTTTAAATTGTTACCAAGATATTTTAATCTTTTATAAAAAAAATAAAATGATTGGTGTTGCAAAGTTTGATTTTAGGTGTAATAAATATTGTTACTCTAATTTTAATTCTGATAAAATAATTTATCTAAAGAAGGATTGTTTAAAATATAGAAATTTATTTAAAGAATAAATTTAGAAAAAAAACGATCACGCGGATATATCCGCCTTTCCCTCGCTCCCGCACGAATCCTTTCGTGAGGCCCAAAGATAATCGATAAAGAATAGCAAAAATATAACCTCGCAAGTTGCGAGGTTTTTTGTGTTTTATAGTTAGACTTATTATTTTTCTGATCATTTAGGAAGTACTTCGTATATTACAACCAAAAACGGAAGCATTAGCCAGCATGTGGAGTATATTGCTTTTGGGGAGGTTTTGTTTGAGGAGCATAGTTCCTCATTTAGTTCTCCTTATTTATTTAATGGGAAAGAATTGGATAGGGAGACTAATCTTTCTTACTATGGGGCTAGATATTTGGATATGAAGACTTCTCTTTGGTTAACTACAGATCCAAAAATGGAAAAATATCCGCATGAAAGCTCATATATATATTGTGGTAATAATCCTATTGCTTTTGTAGATCCTGATGGAATGGATAGAATTTATAGTGCCTCAGGCAGATTGATTAGAGATACAGGTGTAGGCACTAAAATTATGATACAAACAAAACACGGCTTAAGGTATTTATCAGGACTTGACTATACTAAAAAAGGCACTAGATATGCGGTATCTAGAATAATAGCTAAAGAAGCTTCTTTAAGATGTTACGGAGGGTATTATGGAGTTAGAAATATGGATGAGGAAAATACAGGTGCATATACTAACAGGGCAAATACCATTTGGACAAATACTAAGCAATTAAGGAAAGGAACATATGATGATTACAGAGATTTAGGAAGTATGCTTGATCATGAAGGTAATCCTGATTTTGGGCACAAGGGAGAAACAAACCGTAATAATTACACCTTTGTGAGACATGCAAATGTATATTTAGGGCAGTCACAAACAGACGATTTTAATAGCACAAGCGATGATAATAAATATACAGTAGCTACAGGTTTTGCAAACAGAATGTATAATGCCTATTTGAAAGAAGAGATAAGTTTTGAGGATTTTAAAACTCAAGTAGGT includes these proteins:
- a CDS encoding RHS repeat-associated core domain-containing protein, translating into MEYIAFGEVLFEEHSSSFSSPYLFNGKELDRETNLSYYGARYLDMKTSLWLTTDPKMEKYPHESSYIYCGNNPIAFVDPDGMDRIYSASGRLIRDTGVGTKIMIQTKHGLRYLSGLDYTKKGTRYAVSRIIAKEASLRCYGGYYGVRNMDEENTGAYTNRANTIWTNTKQLRKGTYDDYRDLGSMLDHEGNPDFGHKGETNRNNYTFVRHANVYLGQSQTDDFNSTSDDNKYTVATGFANRMYNAYLKEEISFEDFKTQVGKFNKLNAKNGVQLLSKFDGNGISVQLPDGSHPIHLKTLTFPEE